A portion of the Streptomyces sp. YPW6 genome contains these proteins:
- a CDS encoding SdpA family antimicrobial peptide system protein produces MPEEVRRVAAGKGEPPGNQEPPANPGMGKLLIAVIAFWTLVGGYVLHTQLPSNAVQLPGQAGMERTVRVVTPQGWAFFTKSPRDAKIEVWTRDSGGKWNDALLAPHSEARNAFGFNRTSRAQGVELGQLQARVSPSAWKTCDDGDLARCLSAFGDPIAAKAPVPRPLLCGAVGVTQQEVLPWAWSDSEGDMKMPGKVAVLEVAC; encoded by the coding sequence GTGCCGGAGGAAGTTCGCCGGGTCGCAGCGGGCAAGGGGGAGCCACCCGGCAACCAGGAGCCCCCCGCCAACCCGGGGATGGGCAAGCTGCTGATCGCCGTCATCGCCTTCTGGACGCTGGTCGGCGGCTATGTGCTGCACACCCAGTTGCCCAGCAATGCCGTCCAGCTACCCGGTCAGGCCGGAATGGAGCGGACCGTCCGGGTGGTGACGCCCCAGGGCTGGGCCTTCTTCACCAAGTCTCCTCGCGACGCCAAGATCGAGGTCTGGACCCGGGATTCCGGCGGGAAATGGAACGACGCCCTGCTCGCACCGCATTCCGAAGCGCGGAACGCTTTCGGTTTCAACCGCACGTCGCGGGCCCAGGGCGTCGAACTCGGCCAGCTCCAGGCACGGGTCAGCCCCAGTGCCTGGAAAACCTGTGACGACGGGGATCTGGCACGCTGCCTGTCCGCTTTCGGGGATCCGATCGCCGCGAAGGCTCCGGTGCCCCGGCCGCTTCTGTGCGGAGCCGTCGGTGTCACCCAGCAGGAAGTCCTGCCATGGGCGTGGTCGGATTCCGAGGGAGATATGAAAATGCCCGGGAAGGTAGCGGTCCTGGAGGTCGCATGCTGA
- the rbsK gene encoding ribokinase yields MTRIAVLGSTNMDLVAYTARAPRRGETVTGREFRTIPGGKGANQAVAAARAGGEVMMIGAVGNDAYGAQLRDGLEHAGVDTDLLHTAEGPSGTAHVVVDDAGSNAIVVVPGANGVVTALGPGEIAAIAASELLLMQLELPLSAVVEGARAARSQGVRTILTPSPVQPLPDELLDHIDLLVPNEHEAAELSGQAEPHAAAQILLRRVPEVIITLGARGSLYAARGGEPVLFEAPSVTAVDTTGAGDTFVGALAVALGERRPVAEALAFASSAAALCIQKRGASTSMPYRGEIEAA; encoded by the coding sequence ATGACCCGCATCGCGGTGCTCGGCAGCACCAACATGGACCTCGTCGCCTACACCGCCCGCGCCCCGCGGCGCGGCGAGACCGTCACCGGACGGGAGTTCCGGACGATCCCCGGGGGCAAGGGCGCCAACCAGGCCGTCGCCGCCGCCCGCGCGGGCGGGGAGGTGATGATGATCGGCGCGGTCGGGAACGACGCGTACGGCGCACAGCTGCGCGACGGGCTGGAGCACGCGGGCGTCGACACCGACCTCCTGCACACCGCCGAAGGCCCCAGCGGCACCGCGCACGTCGTGGTGGACGACGCCGGGTCCAACGCGATCGTGGTGGTCCCCGGCGCCAACGGCGTCGTCACCGCGCTCGGCCCCGGGGAGATCGCGGCGATCGCCGCGTCCGAGCTGCTGCTGATGCAGCTCGAACTCCCGCTGTCCGCCGTGGTGGAGGGCGCCCGCGCCGCCCGCTCCCAGGGCGTGCGGACCATCCTCACCCCCTCCCCCGTACAGCCGCTGCCCGACGAGCTCCTCGACCACATCGACCTGCTGGTCCCCAACGAGCACGAGGCGGCCGAGCTGTCCGGGCAGGCCGAACCGCACGCCGCCGCGCAGATCCTGCTGCGCCGGGTGCCCGAGGTGATCATCACGCTCGGCGCGAGGGGAAGCCTGTACGCGGCCCGGGGCGGGGAACCGGTGCTCTTCGAGGCGCCCTCGGTGACCGCCGTCGACACGACCGGGGCCGGGGACACGTTCGTCGGGGCGCTGGCCGTGGCGCTCGGCGAGCGGCGTCCGGTGGCCGAGGCGCTGGCGTTCGCGTCCTCGGCGGCCGCGCTCTGCATCCAGAAACGGGGCGCGTCCACGTCCATGCCCTACCGCGGCGAGATCGAGGCGGCGTGA
- a CDS encoding VIT1/CCC1 transporter family protein — protein sequence MAIIETDAVLHEAHRDNHTHRDVNGGWLRPAVFGAMDGLVSNLALMTGVAGGAVSQQTIVITGLAGLAAGAFSMAAGEYTSVASQRDLVQAELDVERRELRKHPKDEMAELAALYESRGVDAPLAREVARQLSRDPEQALEIHAREELGIDPGDLPSPLVAAVSSFGAFALGALLPVLPYLLGASALWPAVLLALLGLFACGAVVARVTARSWWFSGLRQLALGGTAAAMTYGLGTLFGVAVG from the coding sequence GTGGCCATCATCGAGACCGATGCCGTTCTGCACGAGGCGCACCGGGACAACCACACCCACCGGGACGTCAACGGTGGCTGGCTGCGTCCCGCCGTCTTCGGCGCCATGGACGGCCTGGTCTCCAACCTCGCCCTGATGACCGGCGTCGCCGGGGGTGCGGTCTCCCAGCAGACCATTGTGATCACCGGGCTCGCGGGCCTGGCCGCCGGGGCGTTCTCCATGGCGGCCGGCGAATACACCTCCGTCGCCTCGCAGCGCGACCTGGTCCAGGCCGAGCTGGACGTCGAGCGCCGCGAACTCCGCAAGCACCCCAAGGACGAGATGGCCGAACTGGCCGCGCTCTACGAGTCCCGGGGGGTGGACGCGCCGCTGGCCCGCGAGGTGGCCCGGCAGCTGTCCCGCGATCCCGAGCAGGCGCTGGAGATACACGCCCGCGAGGAGCTGGGCATCGACCCCGGCGACCTGCCCTCGCCGCTGGTCGCCGCCGTCTCGTCGTTCGGCGCGTTCGCACTGGGCGCCCTGCTGCCCGTCCTGCCCTATCTCCTCGGCGCGAGCGCCCTGTGGCCCGCCGTGCTCCTCGCGCTTCTCGGCCTCTTCGCCTGCGGCGCGGTCGTGGCCCGGGTGACGGCCCGCAGCTGGTGGTTCAGCGGGCTGCGGCAGCTCGCCCTCGGCGGCACGGCGGCCGCGATGACGTACGGACTCGGCACCCTGTTCGGCGTCGCCGTCGGGTGA
- a CDS encoding sporulation-delaying protein SdpB family protein: MLTARWDAFASRIASLSPWTNVYGLARTLIALGTLSTLLATGTDSLFLPAQGVPDFPKCDGPSAIGIYCAMPGENVGFARLVSILVLLVVVSGWRPRYTAIPHWWITFSFQANVTAPDGGDQIAAVVALLMIPIALGDSRTWHWGAGPDRVAREGGSRGWSLFAWSASVVIRIQVAGLYFQSSVAKLSHTEWADGTSLFYWLRDPYFGAPGWISPLTDAITRTSFGVIALTWGPLVIEFAMVLGLFAKRSVRPYLLAAGVSLHFAIGLLMGLGSFALAMFGCLVLLLRPLDEPFGWVDRLIGRWRSTALGRRLARGPGGVRTRTRPAGARPVAEAPEKDPEPVARSSSRSAAQPTTDFAKG, encoded by the coding sequence ATGCTGACCGCAAGATGGGACGCTTTCGCCTCTCGCATCGCTTCCCTGTCGCCGTGGACCAACGTCTACGGATTGGCCAGGACGCTCATCGCTCTCGGTACACTGTCCACTCTGCTGGCCACCGGCACCGATTCTCTTTTCCTGCCGGCCCAGGGAGTCCCCGACTTTCCCAAGTGCGACGGCCCCTCCGCCATCGGTATCTACTGTGCGATGCCTGGTGAGAATGTGGGGTTCGCACGACTGGTTTCCATTCTCGTCCTCCTTGTCGTGGTCTCCGGATGGCGGCCCCGCTACACCGCGATTCCGCACTGGTGGATCACCTTCAGCTTCCAGGCCAACGTCACCGCCCCCGACGGCGGTGACCAGATCGCGGCGGTCGTGGCCCTGCTGATGATCCCGATCGCTCTCGGGGACTCCCGCACCTGGCACTGGGGCGCGGGGCCCGACCGGGTCGCACGCGAAGGAGGCTCCCGCGGCTGGTCGCTCTTCGCCTGGTCCGCGTCGGTCGTGATCCGGATCCAGGTGGCCGGGCTCTACTTCCAGTCGTCGGTGGCCAAACTCAGCCATACGGAGTGGGCCGACGGAACCTCGCTCTTCTACTGGCTCCGCGACCCCTACTTCGGGGCGCCGGGCTGGATCTCCCCGCTGACGGACGCGATCACCCGCACCAGTTTCGGTGTCATCGCCCTGACCTGGGGACCTCTCGTCATCGAGTTCGCGATGGTGCTCGGGCTCTTCGCCAAACGATCGGTCCGTCCGTACCTCTTGGCCGCCGGGGTGTCCCTGCACTTCGCCATCGGCCTGCTGATGGGCCTCGGCAGCTTCGCCCTCGCCATGTTCGGTTGCCTGGTGCTGCTGCTGCGCCCCCTCGACGAACCCTTCGGCTGGGTCGACCGGCTGATCGGGCGGTGGCGCTCCACAGCCCTCGGCCGGCGGCTCGCCCGCGGTCCCGGGGGTGTCCGCACCCGTACGCGGCCCGCGGGGGCCCGCCCGGTGGCCGAAGCGCCGGAGAAGGACCCCGAGCCCGTGGCGCGGAGCAGCTCCCGGTCCGCCGCGCAGCCGACGACCGACTTCGCGAAGGGCTGA